A single Drosophila miranda strain MSH22 chromosome XR, D.miranda_PacBio2.1, whole genome shotgun sequence DNA region contains:
- the LOC108165389 gene encoding uncharacterized protein LOC108165389, translated as MKFFLIAFAVIAAVAADVSHLPSNEYLPPVVQESQIIAAPSNEYLPPVQAEAAPAHELADDGYRYKTHKRVVLRRHRRDVNELPSNEYLPPVQEAVAPSNEYLAPAVDTVLADDGYRYKTHKRVVLRRHRRDVSHLPSNEYLPPVAAPSNEYLPPAQVAAPAPIPVEIAAPIQVAAPAPVEIEAAPAHELADDGYRYKTHRRVVYRRHRRDVNELPSNEYLPPVQEAVAPSNEYLAPAVDTVLADDGYRYKTNKRVVIRRHRRDVNELSNEYLPPVQEAVAPSNEYLAPAVDTVLADDGYRYKTNKRVVIRRHRRDVNELSNEYLPPVQEAVAPSNEYLAPAVDTVLADDGYRYKTNKRVVIRRHRRDVNELSNEYLPPVQEAVAPSNEYLAPAVDTVLADDGYRYKTNKRVVIRRHRRDVNELSNEYLPPVQEAVAPSNEYLAPAVDTVLADDGYRYKTNKRVVIRRHRRDVNELSNEYLPPVQEAVAPSNEYLAPAVDTVLADDGYRYKTNKRVVIRRHRRDVNELSNEYLPPVQEAVAPSNEYLAPVANDVEAAPAHILADDGYRYKTHKRVVIRRH; from the coding sequence AAATTCTTCCTGATCGCTTTTGCCGTGATCGCAGCCGTGGCTGCTGATGTCAGCCACCTGCCCTCCAACGAGTACTTGCCCCCAGTGGTGCAGGAGTCCCAGATCATCGCTGCTCCCAGCAACGAATATCTGCCTCCCGTCCAGGCTGAGGCAGCACCCGCCCATGAGCTTGCTGATGATGGCTACCGTTACAAGACCCACAAGCGTGTGGTCCTCCGCCGTCACCGTCGTGATGTCAACGAGCTGCCTTCAAACGAGTACCTGCCCCCCGTCCAGGAGGCCGTTGCTCCTTCCAACGAGTACTTGGCTCCTGCTGTCGATACCGTCCTGGCTGATGATGGCTACCGTTACAAGACCCACAAGCGTGTGGTACTCCGCCGTCACCGTCGTGATGTGAGCCACCTGCCCTCCAACGAGTACCTGCCTCCCGTTGCCGCTCCTTCCAACGAGTACCTGCCTCCCGCACAGGTTGCCGCCCCTGCTCCCATCCCAGTCGAGATTGCTGCTCCCATCCAGGTTGCCGCTCCAGCTCCAGTTGAGATTGAGGCTGCCCCAGCTCATGAGCTCGCCGATGATGGTTACCGCTACAAGACCCACCGTCGCGTTGTCTACCGTCGCCACCGTCGTGATGTCAACGAGCTGCCCTCCAACGAGTACCTGCCCCCAGTCCAGGAGGCCGTCGCCCCTTCCAACGAGTACTTGGCTCCCGCCGTCGACACCGTCCTGGCTGATGATGGCTACCGTTACAAGACCAACAAGCGTGTGGTGATCCGTCGTCACCGTCGTGATGTCAACGAGCTCTCCAACGAGTACCTGCCCCCTGTCCAGGAGGCTGTTGCTCCTTCCAACGAGTACCTGGCTCCCGCTGTCGATACCGTCCTGGCTGATGATGGCTACCGTTACAAGACCAACAAGCGTGTGGTGAtccgtcgtcatcgtcgtgaTGTCAACGAGCTCTCCAACGAGTACCTGCCCCCTGTCCAGGAGGCCGTTGCTCCTTCCAACGAGTACTTGGCTCCCGCTGTCGATACCGTCCTGGCTGATGATGGCTACCGTTACAAGACCAACAAGCGTGTGGTGAtccgtcgtcatcgtcgtgaTGTCAACGAGCTCTCCAACGAGTACCTGCCCCCTGTCCAGGAGGCTGTTGCTCCTTCCAACGAGTACCTGGCTCCCGCTGTCGATACCGTCCTGGCTGATGATGGCTACCGTTACAAGACCAACAAGCGTGTGGTGAtccgtcgtcatcgtcgtgaTGTCAACGAGCTCTCCAACGAGTACCTGCCCCCTGTCCAGGAGGCCGTTGCTCCTTCCAACGAGTACTTGGCTCCCGCTGTCGATACCGTCCTGGCTGATGATGGCTACCGTTACAAGACCAACAAGCGTGTGGTGAtccgtcgtcatcgtcgtgaTGTCAACGAGCTCTCCAACGAGTACCTGCCCCCTGTCCAGGAGGCTGTTGCTCCTTCCAACGAGTACCTGGCTCCCGCTGTCGATACCGTCCTGGCTGATGATGGCTACCGTTACAAGACCAACAAGCGTGTGGTGAtccgtcgtcatcgtcgtgaTGTCAACGAGCTCTCCAACGAGTACCTGCCCCCTGTCCAGGAGGCCGTCGCTCCCTCCAACGAGTACTTGGCTCCCGTTGCCAACGACGTTGAGGCCGCTCCCGCTCACATCTTGGCCGATGATGGCTACCGGTACAAAACCCACAAGCGTGTTGTGATCCGTCGTCATTAA